A section of the Oncorhynchus gorbuscha isolate QuinsamMale2020 ecotype Even-year linkage group LG04, OgorEven_v1.0, whole genome shotgun sequence genome encodes:
- the LOC124034671 gene encoding BRI3-binding protein, which translates to MKGMKPHLILLLLFASLLCAETARSRKDSTNQNSFRRAANGFYQMLSNIFGEDNIRGLYKFFSKTTERFVHGVDSFLDTVWKMWTDLLDVMGIDASNLSHYFSPTSLTNSPARALLLVAAVLVAYWFLSLFLGGFFYLLHIVFGRFFWLARVTLFALSCLYILQKFEGDPERAVLPLCFVMAVYFMTGPVGAYWRRGGGTASLEEKINHLDTQIRLLNIRLSRVIDSLERAGEK; encoded by the exons ATGAAGGGAATGAAACCGCACCTCATTCTGTTGCTGCTCTTCGCGTCTTTGCTTTGTGCAGAGACGGCCAGAAGCCGGAAAGATTCCACCAACCAGAATAGTTTCAGAAGGGCGGCTAACGGATTCTACCAAATGTTAAGCAATATTTTTGGAGAGGACAACATCAGAGGTCTTTACAAG TTCTTCTCCAAGACGACGGAACGCTTTGTCCATGGTGTCGACTCTTTCCTGGACACTGTTTGGAAGATGTGGACAGATCTGTTGGATGTGATGGGCATTGATG cctccaaCCTGAGCCACTACTTCAGCCCAACGTCTTTGACAAACTCCCCGGCTCGTGCCCTGCTCCTAGTGGCTGCTGTGTTGGTGGCTTACTGGTTCCTCTCCCTGTTTCTGGGGGGATTCTTCTACCTGCTGCACATCGTATTTGGCCGCTTCTTCTGGCTGGCCCGAGTTACACTCTTTGCCCTCTCTTGCCTGTATATCTTGCAGAAGTTTGAGGGGGACCCAGAGCGTGCtgtgctccctctctgcttcGTAATGGCCGTGTACTTCATGACGGGGCCTGTGGGGGCGTACTGGCGTAGAGGTGGGGGTACTGCCTCTCTGGAGGAGAAGATCAATCACCTGGACACCCAGATCCGCTTGCTCAACATCCGGCTGAGCAGGGTCATCGACAGCCTGGAGCGCGCCGGGGAGAAGTAG